The Archocentrus centrarchus isolate MPI-CPG fArcCen1 chromosome 12, fArcCen1, whole genome shotgun sequence genome includes a window with the following:
- the ddx54 gene encoding ATP-dependent RNA helicase DDX54 yields MAQRKKKLTKKKRHTAGREPETDSDGDFELAVQIKDDDSPGRKLPRFPAASECLSDVEPDTRELVRAQNKKKKKSGGFQSMGLSYPVFKGVMKKGYKIPTPIQRKTIPVILDGKDVVAMARTGSGKTAAFLIPMFEKLKAPQAQTGARALILTPTRELALQTMKFTKELGKFTGLKTALILGGDRMEDQFAALHENPDIIIGTPGRLMHVVLEMNLKLHSVEYVVFDEADRLFEMGFAEQLQEIIRRLPDTRQTLLFSATLPKLLVEFARAGLTEPVLIRLDVDSKLSDQIKLSFFHLRVDDKPALLLHLLRNVVKPQEQTVVFAATKHHVEYLKELLSSEGLECAYIYSALDQTARKINIGKFVHRKAMVLLVTDVAARGIDIPLLDNVINYNFPSKAKLFLHRVGRVGRAGRSGTAYSMICPDEMPYVYDLHLFLGRPVQFAASEHTQDSDGVFGRVPQRILDDESSHLITAHENSLDLQNLLRVSENAYKQYLKSRPNPSPESIRRIKNVVLSSMGVHPVLGCGLEERELECLQIVDAIKSYKSKATIFEINSSCKTPASEVMRAKRSKDTRLVDKFSKQREDRAAESRLQQPVNPTTSAEADTTAKEDNDLKGVFSEVVGVKRRGQQEDGEERPKTKKKRQSGKDEEYYIPYRPKDFDSERGLSLGGEGSAFEQQASSAVLDLMGDEGDRFNQQKKIMKWDRKRKRFVRETGKEDQKKKIKTDGGQVISNKKNKKNFYEEWKKKYKIDDAGSGSDGETGGGGRKPAGGRGRGRQGPKFQSTGDRRVRSELKTKDQILKQRKKTQKHQFLQRGGMKNLRSKNKKWLGEVKKSGFGRGGQKKGKMRKKL; encoded by the exons ATGGCccagagaaagaagaagctgACGAAGAAGAAGAGACACACAGCCGGCAGAGAGCCGGAGACCGACTCTGACGGAGACTTTGAGCTGGCTGTTCAAATTAAAGACGATGATTCA CCTGGGCGGAAACTGCCGCGGTTCCCTGCAGCATCGGAGTGCTTGTCAGATGTGGAGCCTGACACCAGGGAGCTGGTCAGAGctcaaaacaagaagaaaaagaaatctggaGGGTTTCAGTCCATGG GTCTCAGTTATCCTGTTTTTAAAGGCGTCATGAAGAAGGGTTACAAAATTCCTACTCCCATCCAAAGAAAg ACGATACCTGTGATTTTGGATGGAAAGGATGTTGTAGCCATGGCTCGGACCGGCAGTGGTAAGACAGCTGCCTTCTTGATTCCCATGTTTGAGAAGCTGAAGGCCCCTCAAGCCCAAACAGGAGCCAGGGCCCTCATTCTGACTCCCACCAGAGAGTTGGCCCTACAGACCATGAAATTCACAAAAGAG CTGGGAAAATTTACTGGCCTCAAGACTGCTTTGATCCTTGGTGGAGACAG aATGGAAGATCAGTTTGCTGCTCTCCATGAAAATCCTGACAT AATCATCGGTACCCCCGGTCGTCTCATGCACGTTGTCCTGGAGATGAACCTGAAATTGCACAGCGTGGAGTATGTGGTGTTTGACGAGGCTGACag GTTGTTTGAAATGGGTTTTGCTGAGCAGCTTCAGGAGATCATCCGCAGGCTTCCAGACACCAGACAGACTCTGCTGTTCTCTGCAACTCTGCCTAAACTGCTGGTGGAGTTTGCCAGAGCTG gccTGACAGAACCTGTACTGATTCGATTGGATGTGGATTCTAAGCTTAGTGACCAGATCAAG ctgtcattCTTCCACCTGCGTGTGGACGACAAGCCGGCTCTGCTGCTCCACCTGTTGAGGAACGTAGTGAAGCCTCAGGAACAGACAGTAGTCTTTGCTGCCACCAAACACCATGTAGAGTACCTAAAGGAG CTGCTATCATCAGAAGGTTTAGAGTGTGCCTACATCTACAGTGCCCTTGATCAGACTGCTAGGAAGATCAACATTGGGAAATTTGTGCATCGGAAAGCCATGGTGCTTCTTGTGACTGATGTCGCAGCTCGTGGTATAGACATCCCCCTGCTGGACAATGTCATTAATTACAACTTCCCCTCCAAGGCCAAACTTTTCTTGCACAGAGTTG GCCGTGTGGGACGAGCTGGCCGAAGCGGCACAGCCTACAGTATGATTTGTCCAGATGAAATGCCTTATGTCTACGACCTCCACCTCTTCCTTGGGCGGCCAGTTCAGTTTGCCGCATCTGAACACACACAAG ATTCAGATGGCGTATTTGGTCGAGTCCCTCAGAGGATCCTGGATGATGAAAGTTCTCATCTGATCACGGCTCACGAAAACTCCCTGGACCTGCAAAATCTGCTTCGTGTCTCAGAGAACGCCTACAAGCAGTATCTCAAGTCGCGCCCAAACCCGTCGCCAGAGTCCATCAGACGGATTAAAAATGTAGTTCTGTCCAGCATGGGTGTCCATCCAGTACTTG gGTGTGGTTTAGAGGAAAGGGAACTGGAGTGCCTTCAAATAGTTGACGCCATCAAAAGTTACAAATCCAAAGCG ACCATCTTCGAAATCAACTCCAGTTGTAAGACACCAGCCAGTGAGGTGATGCGGGCCAAACGCTCCAAGGACACTCGGTTAGTGGACAAATTCAGCAAGCAGAGAGAGGACCGGGCTGCAGaaagcaggctgcagcagccagTCAACCCCACCACTAGTGCCGAGGCTGATACCACAGCAAAGGAGGACAATGATCTAAAG GGGGTGTTTTCAGAGGTGGTAGGAGTTAAAAGAAGAGGTCAGCAGGAAGATGGGGAAGAGCGACCAAAGACCAAGAAAAAAAGGCAATCAGGCAAAGATGAAGAGTATTATATCCCTTACAGACCTAAAGACTTTGACTCTGAGAGAGG GTTAAGTCTCGGTGGAGAGGGCAGTGCTTTTGAACAGCAGGCCTCTTCAGCTGTCCTTGACCTCATGGGAGATGAGGGTGATCGGTTTAaccagcagaaaaaaattatgaaatg GGACCGTAAGAGGAAGCGTTTtgtgagagaaacaggaaaggaagaccagaAGAAGAAGATCAAAACAGATGGTGGTCAGGTTATCAGtaacaagaagaacaagaagaactT TTATGAGGAgtggaagaaaaaatacaagATTGATGATGCCGGATCTGGATCAGATggagaaacaggaggaggaggccggAAACCAGCAGGAG GTCGTGGCCGTGGTCGACAAGGTCCAAAGTTCCAGAGCACCGGTGACCGCAGAGTGCGCTCCGAGCTGAAAACTAAGGATCAGATCCTGAAGCAGCGCAAGAAAACGCAGAAGCACCAGTTCCTGCAGCGCGGAGGGATGAAGAATCTCCGCTCCAAGAACAAAAAGTGGCTCGGAGAAGTGAAAAAGTCAGGCTTTGGACGGGGTGGCCAAAAGAAGGGCAAGATGAGGAAGAAACTGTGa